One Cyanobium sp. Tous-M-B4 DNA segment encodes these proteins:
- a CDS encoding TM2 domain-containing protein: MGERRNLAFGYVLWALGLVGVCGVHRFYNRKPLSGTLWLLTFGLCFVGQLVDLWLMPELVDQANRPLVSQGSTLSVERQLVHLARRRGELGFTLNDALVEMELPAGVESRQVRDEIQRLLHAELLDVGNDDRGRVIYKEP; this comes from the coding sequence ATGGGCGAGCGCCGCAACCTGGCTTTCGGCTACGTCCTCTGGGCCCTAGGCCTGGTGGGAGTGTGTGGCGTGCATCGCTTCTACAACCGCAAGCCCCTCAGCGGCACCCTGTGGTTGCTCACTTTTGGCCTCTGCTTCGTGGGCCAATTGGTTGATCTCTGGTTGATGCCCGAACTGGTTGACCAGGCGAACCGACCTTTGGTGTCGCAGGGCTCGACCCTCTCGGTTGAGCGGCAGCTAGTCCATTTGGCGAGGCGCCGAGGCGAGCTGGGCTTCACCCTTAATGACGCCCTTGTCGAGATGGAGTTGCCGGCTGGGGTGGAGAGTCGCCAGGTGCGTGATGAGATTCAAAGGTTGCTCCACGCTGAGCTCTTAGATGTCGGCAATGACGATCGGGGCCGGGTGATCTACAAGGAGCCTTGA
- a CDS encoding DUF2605 family protein produces MGFSSPTPEPESPGVLLDQLLGSLLDDFSSWFERGLLLLDHCPEEVMPQDQQLILRDHLVQARKELCAATSLRQAAPIPMALEMETLAPWHQLVLSVWNLSAALRRHGVTLP; encoded by the coding sequence ATGGGTTTTTCTTCTCCAACACCCGAGCCTGAATCCCCCGGCGTTCTGCTTGATCAGCTGCTCGGGTCCCTGCTCGATGATTTCAGTTCCTGGTTTGAGCGGGGCCTGCTGCTGCTAGATCACTGCCCAGAAGAGGTGATGCCCCAAGACCAGCAGCTGATCCTGCGCGATCACCTGGTGCAGGCCCGCAAGGAACTCTGCGCTGCCACAAGCTTGCGCCAGGCAGCTCCCATACCAATGGCCCTCGAGATGGAGACCCTGGCTCCCTGGCATCAACTGGTGTTGTCGGTGTGGAATCTTTCGGCGGCCCTGCGCCGCCATGGGGTGACCCTGCCGTGA